Proteins co-encoded in one Nicotiana sylvestris chromosome 7, ASM39365v2, whole genome shotgun sequence genomic window:
- the LOC104213629 gene encoding uncharacterized protein gives MGGDINEYQLIPETIRPSVAEKEAKEVHFERTITITNEDIILHKRLNKYQLKPYNIITKRVFSNKAGTFFIDGPGGTGKIFLYHALLATVRSKGYIALATTTSGVAASILPGGRTAHSHFKIPINTDDNVSYNISKQSSLAYLIQDAKLIIWDEVSMAKKRMIELLDLLLKDLMDSTILFGGKVVVLGGDFMQTLSVVRNGKKDDFINESLLDSHIWEELEWVQLFENMRAIDDPSFCNYLLRIGNEEEKVNSANKIEIPTSLIIPYTTEQESLDKLLAITYPDVHIFFSSSCYTSSRVI, from the coding sequence ATGGGTGGTGACATAAATGAATACCAACTCATTCCTGAAACAATAAGGCCTTCAGTAGCGGAAAAAGAGGCAAAGGAGGTACACTTTGAAAGGACCATCACGATTACTAATGAGGATATAATATTACACAAAAGGTTGAATAAATATCAACTTAAACCATATAATATAATTACAAAGAGAGTTTTTTCAAACAAAGCTGGGACATTCTTCATTGACGGACCTGGAGGAACAGGGAAAATCTTTTTATATCATGCATTGTTGGCAACTGTACGATCTAAAGGGTATATAGCATTGGCAACTACCACTTCTGGTGTAGCTGCATCTATACTCCCTGGTGGACGAACTGCACATTCACATTTTAAAATACCAATAAATACTGACGACAATGTGAGCTACAACATCAGCAAACAAAGCTCACTTGCCTATTTGATTCAGGATGCAAAATTAATTATATGGGATGAAGTATCTATGGCGAAAAAAAGAATGATTGAACTGCTTGATTTACTTTTGAAGGACTTAATGGATTCAACGATACTATTTGGTGGAAAAGTTGTAGTTCTTGGAGGTGACttcatgcagacattgtcggtAGTTCGGAACGGAAAAAAGGATGATTTCATTAATGAAAGTTTACTAGATTCTCATATTTGGGAAGAACTTGAATGGGTGCAGCTATTCGAAAATATGAGAGCGATAGATGATCCTTCATTCTGTAATTATTTGTTGCGAATaggaaatgaagaagaaaaagtaaACTCAGCAAATAAGATTGAAATTCCAACTTCTTTGATCATTCCTTATACAACCGAACAGGAATCTTTGGATAAATTATTAGCGATAACTTATCCAGACGTGCATATATTTTTTTCCTCCTCATGCTACACAAGTTCCCGCGTTATTTAA